In Oncorhynchus tshawytscha isolate Ot180627B unplaced genomic scaffold, Otsh_v2.0 Un_contig_6598_pilon_pilon, whole genome shotgun sequence, the genomic stretch ATCACGCGCATCACCACGGCGATCAGGGAGACGAGGTCCATCGAGCGCCATGGGGGGGCGTTAGTGAGTCTGTGGGAGTCCTGTCTGGAACACAACCTCACCCCCCAGGGCAAAGACGAAGACACACCCCATGCCAAGATAGCCTCCGACATCACCAGCTGTATTCTGCaggtacactacacacacacaccactttgtTTCAGACCCAATGAATCCATTCAGACACATCTGGGA encodes the following:
- the LOC112240773 gene encoding ventricular zone-expressed PH domain-containing protein; its protein translation is MHQLFGLVLGQRDLSRAGDLFSLEDSEIEDCLSQALEEIKAISCSPDYLTNDNDQAVVEICITRITTAIRETRSIERHGGALVSLWESCLEHNLTPQGKDEDTPHAKIASDITSCILQVHYTHTPL